In Malus sylvestris chromosome 15, drMalSylv7.2, whole genome shotgun sequence, a single genomic region encodes these proteins:
- the LOC126604475 gene encoding putative calcium-transporting ATPase 13, plasma membrane-type has protein sequence MSTTLHAKLACIEIERLFDVPKSTLSKHQRKWRYAFATIYCSRAFNLSLPKYKNTKTSPSPSYTAISVEPSYSLFQIDQTTLTNLVKQKNLNQLQELGGVEEIATALKTDAEHGVHGGDDPEGDIAKRLQAFGSNTYKKPPTKGFFHFVWEAFKDLTILILLGCATLSLGLGIKVHGLKDGWIDGGSIFLAIILVISVSAVSNFRQNRQFDKLSKVSDNVQIEAVRGGRRQQISIFEIVVGDVICLKIGDQVPADGLFLDGHSLQVDESSMTGESDHVEISQHQNPFLFSGTKVADGYARMLVTSVGMNTTWGEMMSQISRDNGEETPLQARLNKLTSSIGKVGLVVAFLVLIVLMVRYFTGNTEDENGNREYNGSKTKVDDILNAVVGIVAAAVTIVVVAIPEGLPLAVTLTLAYSMKRMMADKAMVRKLSACETMGSATVICTDKTGTLTMNEMKVTKFWLGEEPVEEEAYSSISPFVRNLIHEGVALNTTGSVFRPNSGSEIEISGSPTEKAILSWAVHGAKMDMRKMVKSCSILYVEAFNSQKKRSGVLMKRKVDDSVQAHWKGAAEMVLAMCTSYYNASGVVKDMDENAKLKFEQIIQGMAASSLRCIAFAHTEIEVQEQVDDQEHKNLLKEDGLTLLGLVGLKDPCRPGVKKAVEDCQRAGVNVKMITGDNVFTAKAIATECGILKPDQDMFFSGAVIEGVQFRNYTPEERMEKVDKICVMARSSPFDKLLMVQCLKQLGHVVAVTGDGTNDAPALKEADIGLSMGIQGTEVAKESSDIVIMDDNFSSVATVLRWGRCVYENIQKFIQFQLTVNVAALVINFVAAISAGEVPLTAVQLLWVNLIMDTLGALALATEKPTKELMKKKPVGRTEPLITNIMWRNLLPQALYQIAILLTLQFKGKSIFGVEDKVKDTLIFNTFVLCQVFNEFNARKLEKKNVFRGIHTNKLFLGIIGVTILLQVVMVEFLKKFADTERLNWGQWGACVGIAAVSWPIGWIVKSIPVPETPIFSYLKMKKSKKNSF, from the coding sequence ATGTCTACCACCCTGCATGCAAAGTTGGCTTGCATTGAAATCGAGCGGCTTTTTGATGTTCCAAAAAGCACTCTTAGCAAACACCAAAGAAAATGGCGTTATGCTTTTGCCACAATCTACTGCTCTAGAGCCTTCAACCTTTCACtaccaaaatacaaaaacaccaaaacatCTCCATCTCCTTCTTATACCGCCATTTCTGTTGAGCCATCATATAGCTTATTCCAAATTGATCAAACTACCCTCACTAACCTTGTCAAGCAGAAAAATCTCAACCAGCTTCAGGAGCTAGGAGGGGTTGAAGAAATTGCCACCGCTCTCAAAACTGACGCAGAGCACGGAGTCCATGGCGGCGATGATCCTGAAGGCGACATTGCGAAAAGACTCCAAGCATTCGGCTCGAACACGTACAAGAAGCCCCCAACAAAGGGGTTCTTCCACTTTGTGTGGGAAGCCTTCAAAGACCTCACAATTCTCATTCTCTTAGGCTGCGCTACGCTTTCTCTCGGCTTGGGAATCAAAGTGCACGGTCTAAAAGATGGATGGATCGATGGCGGAAGCATATTTCTCGCAATCATTCTGGTAATTTCTGTTTCTGCTGTGAGTAATTTTAGACAGAACAGACAGTTTGATAAGTTGTCTAAAGTCAGCGACAATGTCCAAATCGAAGCTGTGAGAGGCGGCAGGCGCCAACAGATTTCGATATTCGAAATTGTAGTTGGTGATGTCATTTGTTTAAAGATCGGAGACCAAGTTCCGGCTGATGGATTGTTTCTAGACGGCCATTCGTTACAAGTAGACGAATCGAGCATGACAGGGGAGAGTGATCATGTCGAAATTAGTCAACACCAGAATCCTTTCTTGTTTTCCGGCACAAAAGTGGCTGATGGCTACGCTCGGATGCTTGTCACCTCTGTTGGAATGAACACGACATGGGGCGAAATGATGAGCCAAATCAGCCGCGACAATGGTGAAGAGACGCCTCTGCAAGCTCGGCTCAACAAGCTAACGTCATCGATTGGTAAAGTCGGTTTGGTAGTTGCATTTTTAGTCCTGATTGTCTTGATGGTTAGGTACTTCACTGGAAATACAGAGGACGAGAATGGAAACCGGGAGTATAATGGCAGCAAGACTAAAGTTGACGACATATTAAACGCGGTTGTAGGGATTGTCGCTGCTGCGGTTACAATTGTTGTTGTGGCAATTCCGGAAGGCCTGCCTCTGGCTGTGACTCTAACACTTGCGTATTCGATGAAGAGAATGATGGCAGATAAGGCGATGGTGAGGAAGCTTTCTGCTTGTGAGACGATGGGGTCAGCCACCGTCATTTGTACCGATAAAACAGGCACTCTCACCATGAATGAAATGAAGGTGACCAAGTTTTGGCTAGGCGAGGAACCCGTGGAAGAAGAGGCGTATTCGTCCATATCACCTTTTGTTCGTAACTTGATTCATGAAGGGGTTGCTCTGAACACAACCGGGAGTGTGTTCCGGCCTAATTCGGGTTCGGAAATTGAAATCTCGGGGAGTCCTACTGAGAAGGCGATTCTTTCGTGGGCAGTGCATGGGGCGAAGATGGATATGCGGAAAATGGTTAAGAGTTGCAGCATTCTCTATGTCGAGGCCTTCAATTCGCAGAAGAAACGAAGCGGGGTTTTGATGAAGCGGAAGGTGGACGATTCTGTGCAAGCACATTGGAAAGGAGCTGCAGAGATGGTATTAGCAATGTGCACAAGTTACTACAATGCATCTGGAGTTGTTAAAGATATGGATGAGAATGCGAAGTTGAAATTTGAGCAGATTATCCAAGGTATGGCGGCAAGCAGCCTCAGATGCATTGCTTTTGCACACACAGAAATTGAGGTACAAGAGCAAGTGGAtgatcaagaacataaaaatttgCTGAAAGAAGATGGATTGACACTATTAGGCCTTGTTGGATTAAAAGATCCATGCCGCCCGGGGGTGAAGAAAGCTGTTGAAGACTGTCAACGTGCAGGGGTGAATGTTAAAATGATCACGGGAGACAATGTGttcactgcaaaagcaatagcCACAGAATGCGGGATACTCAAGCCCGATCAGGACATGTTCTTCAGCGGCGCAGTGATAGAAGGTGTGCAATTTCGCAACTACACACCGGAAGAAAGAATGGAGAAGGTGGACAAAATCTGTGTGATGGCAAGGTCTTCCCCCTTTGACAAGCTTCTCATGGTGCAGTGTTTGAAACAGCTAGGCCATGTGGTGGCGGTGACAGGGGATGGCACGAACGATGCGCCCGCATTGAAAGAAGCTGACATCGGACTTTCCATGGGGATTCAAGGCACAGAAGTCGCGAAAGAGAGCTCGGATATCGTGATCATGGACGACAACTTTTCGTCGGTGGCCACAGTTTTAAGGTGGGGAAGATGTGTTTACGAAAACATCCAGAAGTTCATCCAATTCCAACTCACCGTCAATGTCGCAGCGCTGGTGATCAACTTTGTAGCAGCAATTTCCGCTGGTGAAGTCCCGTTAACAGCTGTTCAGTTACTGTGGGTGAATTTGATCATGGACACACTAGGTGCTCTGGCTCTCGCCACAGAGAAGCCAACAAAAGAGCTCATGAAGAAAAAACCAGTCGGGAGGACGGAGCCTCTGATCACCAATATAATGTGGAGGAACCTCCTGCCTCAAGCACTCTACCAGATTGCAATCCTCCTGACATTGCAGTTCAAAGGAAAATCGATATTTGGTGTGGAGGACAAGGTGAAGGACACACTGATCTTCAACACATTTGTGCTGTGCCAGGTGTTCAATGAGTTCAATGCAAGGAAGCTCGAGAAGAAGAATGTGTTCAGAGGAATCCACACCAACAAGTTGTTTTTGGGAATTATTGGTGTCACAATTTTGCtgcaggtggtgatggtggagttTTTGAAGAAGTTTGCAGATACAGAAAGGTTGAATTGGGGGCAATGGGGTGCTTGTGTTGGTATTGCAGCAGTCTCTTGGCCAATTGGTTGGATTGTCAAGTCGATTCCTGTTCCTGAGACTCCTATTTTCAGCTATCTCAAGATGAAGAAGTCGAAGAAGAACTCTTTTTGA
- the LOC126604478 gene encoding putative calcium-transporting ATPase 13, plasma membrane-type, giving the protein MSTALHAKLACIEIELLFDVSKITLSKHQRKWRSAFATIYCSRAFNLSLPKYKNTKLSPSPSHTAITVEPSYSLFQIDQTTLTNLVKQKNLNQLQELGGVEEIATDLKTDAEHGVHGGDDPEDDIAKRLKAFGSNTYKKPPTKGFFHFVWEAFKDLTILILLGCATLSLGLGIKVHGLKDGWIDGGSIFLAIILVISVSAVSNFRQNRQFDKLSKVSDNVQIEAVRGGRRQQISIFEIVVGDVICLKIGDQVPADGLFLDGHSLQVDESSMTGESDHVEISHHQNPFLFSGTKVADGYARMLVTSVGMNTTWGEMMSQISRDNGEETPLQARLNKLTSSIGKVGLVVALLVLIVLMVRYFTGNTEDENGNREYNGSKTKVDDILNAVVGIVAAAVTIVVVAIPEGLPLAVTLTLAYSMKRMMVDKAMVRKLSACETMGSATVICTDKTGTLTMNEMKVTKFWLGEEPVEEEAYSSISPFVRNLIHEGVALNTTGSVFRPNSGSEIEISGSPTEKAILSWAVHGAKMDMQKVVKSCSILYVEAFNSQKKRSGVLMKRKVDDSVQAHWKGAAEMVLAMCTSYYNASGVVKDMDENAKLKFEQIIQGMAASSLRCIAFAHTEIEVQEQVDDQEHKNLLKEDGLTLLGLVGLKDPCRPGVKKAVEDCQRAGVNVKMITGDNVFTAKAIATECGILKPDQDMFFSSAVIEGVQFRNYTPEERMEKVDKICVMARSSPFDKLLMVQCLKQLGHVVAVTGDGTNDAPALKEADIGLSMGIQGTEVAKESSDIVIMDDNFSSVATVLRWGRCVYENIQKFIQFQLTVNVAALVINFVAAISAGEVPLTAVQLLWVNLIMDTLGALALATEKPAKELMKKKPVGRTEPLITNIMWRNLLPQALYQIAILLTLQFKGKSIFGVEDKVKDTLIFNTFVLCQVFNEFNARKLEKKNVFRGIHTNKLFLGIIGVTILLQVVMVEFLKKFADTERLNWGQWGACVGIAAVSWPIGWIVKSIPVPETPIFSYLKMKKSKKNSI; this is encoded by the coding sequence ATGTCTACCGCCTTGCATGCAAAGTTGGCTTGCATTGAAATCGAGCTGCTTTTTGATGTTTCAAAAATCACTCTTAGCAAACACCAAAGAAAATGGCGTTCTGCTTTTGCCACAATCTACTGCTCTAGAGCCTTCAACCTTTCActaccaaaatataaaaacaccAAATTATCTCCATCTCCTTCTCATACCGCCATTACTGTTGAGCCATCATATAGCTTATTCCAAATTGATCAAACTACCCTCACTAACCTTGTCAAGCAGAAAAATCTCAACCAGCTTCAGGAGCTAGGAGGGGTTGAAGAAATTGCCACCGATCTCAAAACTGACGCAGAGCACGGAGTCCATGGCGGCGATGATCCAGAAGACGACATTGCGAAAAGACTCAAAGCATTCGGCTCGAACACGTACAAGAAGCCACCAACAAAAGGGTTCTTCCACTTTGTGTGGGAGGCCTTCAAAGACCTCACAATTCTCATCCTCTTAGGCTGCGCTACGCTTTCTCTTGGCTTGGGAATCAAAGTGCACGGTCTAAAAGATGGATGGATCGATGGCGGAAGCATATTTCTTGCAATCATTCTGGTAATTTCTGTTTCTGCTGTGAGTAATTTTAGACAAAACAGACAGTTTGATAAGTTGTCTAAAGTCAGCGACAATGTCCAAATCGAAGCCGTGAGAGGCGGCAGGCGCCAACAGATTTCGATATTCGAAATTGTAGTTGGTGATGTCATTTGTTTAAAGATCGGAGACCAAGTTCCGGCTGATGGATTGTTTCTAGACGGCCATTCGTTACAAGTAGACGAATCGAGCATGACAGGGGAGAGTGATCATGTCGAAATTAGTCACCACCAGAATCCTTTCTTGTTTTCCGGCACAAAAGTGGCTGATGGCTACGCTCGGATGCTTGTCACCTCTGTTGGAATGAACACGACATGGGGCGAAATGATGAGCCAAATCAGCCGCGACAATGGTGAAGAGACGCCTCTGCAAGCTCGGCTCAACAAGCTAACGTCATCGATTGGTAAAGTCGGTTTGGTAGTTGCACTTTTAGTCCTGATTGTCTTGATGGTTAGGTACTTCACTGGAAATACAGAGGACGAGAATGGAAACCGGGAGTATAATGGCAGCAAGACTAAAGTTGACGACATATTAAACGCGGTTGTAGGGATTGTTGCTGCTGCGGTTACAATTGTTGTGGTGGCAATTCCGGAAGGCCTGCCTCTGGCTGTGACTCTAACGCTTGCGTATTCGATGAAGAGAATGATGGTAGATAAGGCGATGGTAAGGAAGCTTTCTGCTTGTGAGACGATGGGGTCTGCCACCGTCATTTGTACCGATAAAACAGGCACTCTCACCATGAATGAAATGAAGGTGACCAAGTTTTGGCTAGGGGAGGAACCTGTGGAAGAAGAGGCGTATTCGTCCATATCACCTTTTGTTCGTAACTTGATTCATGAAGGGGTTGCTCTGAACACAACCGGGAGTGTGTTCCGGCCTAATTCGGGTTCGGAAATTGAAATCTCGGGGAGTCCTACTGAGAAGGCGATTCTTTCGTGGGCAGTGCATGGGGCGAAGATGGATATGCAGAAAGTGGTGAAGAGTTGCAGCATTCTCTATGTCGAGGCCTTCAATTCTCAGAAGAAACGAAGCGGGGTTTTGATGAAGCGGAAGGTGGACGATTCTGTTCAAGCACATTGGAAAGGAGCTGCAGAGATGGTATTAGCAATGTGCACAAGTTACTACAATGCATCCGGAGTTGTTAAAGATATGGATGAGAACGCGAAATTGAAATTTGAGCAGATTATCCAAGGTATGGCGGCGAGCAGCCTCAGATGCATTGCTTTTGCACACACAGAAATTGAGGTACAAGAGCAAGTGGAtgatcaagaacataaaaatttgCTAAAAGAAGATGGATTGACATTATTAGGCCTTGTTGGGTTAAAAGATCCATGCCGCCCGGGGGTGAAGAAAGCTGTTGAAGACTGTCAACGTGCAGGGGTGAATGTTAAAATGATCACAGGCGACAATGTGttcactgcaaaagcaatagcCACAGAATGCGGGATACTCAAGCCCGATCAGGACATGTTCTTCAGCAGCGCAGTGATAGAAGGCGTGCAATTTCGGAACTACACACCGGAAGAAAGAATGGAGAAGGTGGACAAAATCTGTGTGATGGCAAGGTCCTCCCCCTTTGACAAGCTTCTCATGGTGCAGTGCTTGAAACAGCTAGGCCATGTGGTGGCGGTGACAGGGGATGGCACAAACGATGCGCCCGCATTGAAAGAAGCTGACATCGGACTTTCCATGGGGATTCAAGGCACAGAAGTCGCGAAAGAGAGCTCGGATATCGTGATCATGGACGACAACTTTTCGTCGGTGGCCACAGTTTTAAGGTGGGGAAGATGTGTTTACGAAAACATCCAGAAGTTCATCCAATTCCAACTCACCGTCAATGTCGCAGCGCTAGTGATCAACTTTGTAGCAGCAATTTCCGCTGGTGAAGTCCCGTTAACAGCTGTTCAGTTACTATGGGTGAATTTGATCATGGACACACTAGGTGCTCTGGCTCTCGCCACAGAGAAGCCAGCAAAAGAGCTCATGAAGAAAAAACCGGTCGGGAGGACGGAGCCTCTGATCACCAATATAATGTGGAGGAACCTCCTGCCTCAAGCACTCTACCAGATTGCAATCCTCCTGACATTGCAGTTCAAAGGAAAATCGATATTCGGTGTGGAGGACAAGGTGAAGGACACACTGATCTTCAACACATTTGTGCTGTGCCAGGTGTTCAATGAGTTCAATGCAAGGAAGCTTGAGAAGAAGAATGTGTTCAGAGGAATCCACACCAACAAGTTGTTTTTGGGAATTATTGGTGTCACAATTTTGCtgcaggtggtgatggtggagttTTTGAAGAAGTTTGCAGATACAGAAAGGTTGAATTGGGGGCAATGGGGTGCTTGTGTTGGCATTGCAGCAGTCTCTTGGCCAATTGGTTGGATTGTCAAGTCGATTCCTGTTCCTGAGACTCCTATTTTCAGCTATCTCAAGATGAAGAAGTCGAAGAAGAACTCTATTTGA